The window TTGAAAATGGTAGCATTTGAGTCTATTGTTTTGATTAAGGACAACGATGGAGAAAGGGAGATGAGATGACAGGATAATACAAATTGACACATGTTCGTTTATAATACTCTTTCATTAAAATCATTCAGATCATTGACCAATACAAATTGATACTCTTGGAAATAAACTCAAACACCTAACACCTTGAACAACATGAGCAAGTTTTTGACACTTCAAATCTCTTTATAGTTTGCTAATAGCTTTTGCAGAACCTAAATTTAGGGTTCTAATAATAATTAGTACGTTTAGGATTTTAGAATTGAAGGGATAAAATAATCACTCAAAATATTTagtggaagaaaagaaaataaatagtaCACACTATTATTAAAATCTCAAACAATGCGAGAAAATCGCACCACAATAAAACCTTATCAACACTTTTGGATTCTCTTAAGAAAATGCCTCAACTAATGTCCTATTTATAACTTATTGAGACTTGTAAAATAAGAAATCACTTGCATAAGAAATTACCAAATAAAACACAAACTCCTAAATAACATAACTACTAAAAACCTTACTCCAATAAATgcagtaaataaataaatgggtTCTTCTAGGCTTGGTTTATTTTATCAACTTTGTATTTCGTAAATAATTTCTCAGCAATTTTTTCTTGATCAAAGTTTTCAATCATCTTCAAAGTCACCATATTTACCATCAATATAAGTGCCAAAACATAGAAAATCATAGATTGCTTTCTTGCCAAAATTATCACCTccaaataattcaaaaattccACTACCATAATTAGTAAAATAAACTTCACATTATCAATTGACTCCAGATatttttttcacatttaaaatttaactaaaatATGTATGCATATTTGTGCTTATAGGAGCCGATATAGAAAACTTTTCATCATcaaccaaatttttaaaaacttcagctgttatttaacaattcatatgcctaaataaattttttttttctcttctgtctagttttcttggtttttctAGATGATTAACCAATCAAATACTTCAATCTAACAACCAATTCTTCTCTAATTTCTGTCATGACATCTATAGCAATTTGATAATTCCTATATCAATCTTATGGTCGAATTCTTTACTAACTACATATTTCAGGACCAACCTCATGCCTAACTCAATCAACTAAATATTTTTTTGGCAAACCATGTGCCTTAATTTTCTAACAATGGAAACGCTTAGAACTAAACTCGTAGTTTGGCTCTGATACTAATTGTATAATCAAAATTTCAGGTTTTAGTAATAATTAATGCATACTGAAGAGATAAAATAATCACTCAAAATATTtatgaaaaaaggaagaaaataaataatacgCACTATTATTGAAATCTCAAATAATGGAACAAAATCACACCAATCTTACTGTTTTTGGactttcttaagaaaatttcccATCTATAACTTAGTGAGActtgtaaaataaaaaatcactTGCATAAGAAATTATTAAATACAACACAAACTCCTAAATAACACAACTGCTAAAAACCTGCATCAATAAAactagtaaataaataaataggtTCTTCTCACTTGATTTATTTTGTTAACAGCTCTGCTCTTATCCTAATTGGAAATGACATTCTCACGTTCCACAACCACCTTCTCGTGTTCCAGTAGCTGCAACAGGAGATAGTGGCACTGGACAATCACGTGCATGCACAATTTTCCCTTTCTAAAATTACATGGCAATGGATACCTCTGACTTCTCATCATCCTCCAGAGAAAATGTcttcaaatgaaatttcttaaatttttcttcaGTAACTTGATCCAAATGATCCATCATTTCTCTTTCAAGATAGTTTTGGGAATCACCAACCTGACCTTCCCTGAAAAAGATCTTGTTTTCTATGACCGGAAACCCGAACCCTGAGTGTGATCCTGTTTTATTCACATCCAGATTGCTCAGATTCTTAAAACTACAGAAATCTACCACTTTACTTACCAGGCTTTCACCTTCTTTGTCCGTTGTGAAAGGCATCCCCAAGAATTCTGCTAATCTCTTTGTTTGGAAACAAGGCTCTTTCTTCAAGTCTTCATATCTAATAAAGAATACTCTTTCAGGCCATTCTATACTTGCTTTCCAATACCCCAACACATGATTCCAGTATGGTCCATATGGTGAAACACCCTTAGAGAACTTTTCAAATGTCTCTGCTAATGAAATTCGTGGCACTGCTTCAGGTTTCAGCTTGTTTACAAAGTGCCAACATGACACTAACACATCCTTCGGGTCTCGATAAACATAGACAATATGGCAGCCTGAAGATTTTGTCGATTCTGGTAAAGAGGTGTAAGGAATGTGAGTGTGCATGAGAGAATTGGGTGGCTTTGGGTTTACAGGATTCGCGGCGGCATATGATTCCAGCATGGGAACCAGTTCATGAGGGTTTGCCGTTAGCAAAGGATTTTGATCGGGATGACTGATACATGTACGATTTGTTATGGTGAAAAGAAGTGCCTTTAGCCAGGTTGTTCCCGATTTTGGATATGTGGCCAAGAGGATGTCACTTGGTTTTGCCCAAAAATGTTTCTGGAGAATTAGGAGTCCCTTGAGAACTCCCGTGGAATACCAAAAACCTTGGTACAAGTGAATGTGCTCACTTAACCACCCTCTTTCCCTAGGGAGCACAGAGAGAATTTGATCACTgccatcttctttttctttgttaaacAATGTTTGTTCATCACCGCCTTCAATGTAGGAAGAAGAGTTTTGGGTCAAGGAAGGGATTGCCATGAGGAATTGGGACTTGAAATCTGGAGGCTGGTAGACACTATATTTATGATACGAGATTATTGTAAATAAGATAGTTGGATTAGTACACGTGCAAGCTGGCATGCTCAAAATTCAATCATTCTTGCGAATTTGACTTGGAGGACCGCAATAAAAGAGAGGGCAACAGAGAAATGGACCTTACAAGAGAAGAAAATACTAGCATCCCTCTCCTGCATAAGAACGTGTGATGGAATCTCAGTAAAGATAACAACAAAATTTGATGGAAGCAAATAGATCGCTAGAACAGCAAATCTACATTATCAATATGCACTAGCCAGCAAGGCAATCAAGTGGCCAGCAGGAACATTTCTGCTTGAGAGCTGAAATGGCAGGAAACAATATAGACATGGCTAATGTAAGTCATCCATGGGCAATTATTTCAATGGCATCGTAAACAGCGCAATTCACTGTAGAACTTGACAACTGGATCCCAAGCTAAAAGTCATAGGTAGGGATTGTTTAGGAGAAAAGAACAAGCGGGAATATTTAGCTCAAATTTTTCATAGACAGATATCTAGGGCACATGTTAAATATGACGGCCAATATTCATAAATTTTGTCCATCCAAAATCAAAATGTGGTATTGCAGTAAAGCAGGACCATCACATCTCCCCAACACTGCTCAAAAACAATCATTAGTGTTTTCCTTTCAACCTTGACCTCAAACAGTGCTACGGAGTCCAAAAACTTTCACATGTTGCCTAATTATTGTATGTCAAAAGAAAGATTGCACTAAAGTTCAGAAAGTTTTGCTGGAATATGTAAGGctaaaaagtaaagaaaatggaCGCAGGACCACGGTTCATATTATTTTGAGGCAAGAAATAAAGGTGGTGAAAAGACAAGGACAAAGTTTGAGTTTCTGACATTAATTATTACCTATACCAGCTAAGAACAAGATGGCTTGATGGCACATAAGGGATTAGAGTTCAGTGTATACAACATACTTCCATTGCGCTTATTGATGCTTTCCGATAgggttttttgtgttttgggaGCATTTAAGTTGAGGTTGTGCCTGAAATCCCTCGTGGCTCTCCTCTCCAACTTTATAAATGCACTCTGCCCTCTTCTTAAACCAGTACCATATAGAGTGTTTTCATGGCCAGTTTTGGTGCTTCCTTACAGCTATTGATATTGACTTATTGCCTTCTAATCCCCTTACCCACCCCCACACCCCCTCTCTTGTGTGTACTTATGAAATCTATTAGTCTTGCTAAAAAGAAATATACCATAGTGACGACTGGCCTTCTAGCATGTTTTGTTAACATTCTAGAAAAATATTTAGTGCTCCTAGTTGATAGGTAAGAAGAAAGGTGATGTCAACATGACGTGCGCAAAAAAGTTGAGACAAATTAGACTAATGAAAAAGAGATGGTCAAATCACGAAGTTGAGAACAGTGAAATGCCTAAAACAAGTGTTGCGTATGAAAGGGCGTTTGGCCAAAGGGATAATATAATCAGTAGGAGACaattttaatagttttggaACTTTGAAGAAACAGAGAATATAAATTGCACATGCTTGCTTCTGTCACATGACAAATGTCTTCTGGCTTTAGAGATAAACTGCTGGCTCGTCCAGCTGCTAAATGTTACTGCATTCTCAGTGGTTGTTTTCAATATTCAGGAAATTTTAAGACGACTGGAAGACTGTCCTCTTCTCCTGACAGTGAATTTAATAGGTGCTTTATTtggacttttcttttcttaattttttggaaaattatTATGCTAATTCACTGATCCTTCTCATACTTTGTCTTTtgtgttgaatttagggttCTTAATTTTGGCAAGATGCTAATTCACTGATTCTTCtcataatttgtttttttttttttgtgttgaatTCAGGATTCATGATTAAACTATgtttaaaagagaaaatttcagaagatttgttgaaaaagaacgTGGCACATTTGTTAAGGAAATTTCAAGGGTTATGAGAGGTTTATCTCTTGAAGAATCATGGAGGCCACGATTGATTCTGTTTATGTGAAGTATAATGTTTAGGAGTTTTAAACATGTTCTTATGTTTTTGATAAAACTTCTTCAACAACTATCTTATctactttctctctcttctcgaGAACAAAAACTCTagctctatttttatttttcttgactgGTTTCTAGTTGAAGGATAATTAATGCTTTGGTTCAGAAAAAATTGTGAGAAAGAATTTATTCTTACTATTTTGTATATTCATGAATATTTTTATATTTCCTAAATTAACTGCTCATGGTTATGTTGTTTAATATCAATGGTTCGATATTTAATTAACTAGATGATCTAATGCCAATTAAAATGTCAATTCTTTAATTGtttgataattttaatatttgtgACAATTGGCATAGTTGGTTTTGTATCGGGAAAATGTACAATCCAATCTAAATGAACAAAATCATGAGTTTGTTGGTTAGAATCGATGACTTTTCTAACCTTAATGTTGTCGGTAGATTAAATTCTAAGAGCTTGTTTACAATTGTCTGTTGGCAAGAGAAGTAACTAAagagtttgttttaattatcgAGAAAGTAAAGAAAGGCAAAGAATCAGACCTTATTGACTATcataaccaatttatttgtaAATTGATTTTTGCATCGACAATCAATTGAttaaatcaaaaggtgaaaTTACTCCTTTGGCTAGAAGGATTGTTTTCATTGATTTAGTTTTACATCATTTTTCattattaatttcttttatattaTTGTGTGGTGTAGTTTCTCAAAACTTCCCTCTTAATTCCtgattttgtgaagaaaataaattcacTAGTCCCTGTAAATACGACCTTACTCACTGCTATttataaatttgtatttttgttgagtaagaaattttattttattggattcGCCACCCACCATCTCGTGTGAAATAATTTTCTTTCATGTACCTTTTAAATTGTTGGCTAATTGTGTTAGGGAATTGCTCAACTCGCAAGGAGTAAAGTGAAAAAATAATGCACATACTTGGAACTAGAATCGACTTTTTTGTCGAATATGAGTGAAAGTAACGACAAGAATATTTGTAGTCAAATATCTTTTGGCAATCCCTAGAAATGATTCACAAAAAAGACTTGGGATGAATAATTCGAATCATTCACATTCAGGTCATGAATGATTGCAATGCATATTATGCAAAGATAAGTTCCTTTTGCTAATCTAAATTGAAGCATGTTATATAATTGATCATACCAATATGGCAAGGCTTGATGAATTAAGCACGTAGATTAATCTGAGGTGTATATAAACAGCCCTAAACATCACTGACTACTGattatttggaaaaaagaaaaaaaaattggggcTAATGTGGCGGAATCATGTGGCTGCCAGAAACCATCAAGGGGTAGAAATAGCAATACGCCTATCAATTAATAGGGGTTGATGATTTATATAATGTCTATTGCATTGGCCAAGTTGGTGGAATCAAATGAGGGTGACAAACAACGACATCCAGACAAGCTCTAATTAAAGGAAGGACAACTTTATTTTATAGTTGGAATATTGGTGGATAAAGTCACATTGTTTTGATTTGTAATCTACATCAAAAGAATTGAATCTACTTTAAggtttttttgataaaatatcataatttcattaaaatctaCACTAATGACAGAAATTACATCATCAAACATATACAGTTATCAAAAAACATATCTGAAGAAAGGATATTCCAAATCTGAagaacaataaaaattatattgtAAAGcaccaaatttaaaaaataagataaaaaaattgTAACTCCACGAACATCTGTGCATGCTTCCACTCGCGCAGATTTGCTGATTAAGTGCTTCAAACCCAGATATTATGGTGAGATCTGCTGAATAGatccaaaaaatttcaaatctgATAATCAAAATCTGAAAAAACTCAAATCTAATAAAAGATAAATGAAAAGATTATCAAAAACTCTCACTAAAAAatttaggagagaagaaaactcgCATAGACAATCCTAAGGAGGGAAGCACTAGAAAATCTTAAGAGAGATTTTATTcacacaaataaaaaaaaactatagaGAGGGCTCCTCCCATGAGAAAAGATTAGAAAAATCTAATGTTTTCTATGGGAGAGTTGAAGGAAGTTTTAGTTAAAGAGTTTTTTTCaaagagaaagaagagagaaggagaagaaaaggaaCAGTATTTCTAAAACCTGAATTTTGTTACGTTAAGATTGGTATAGTGGTTGTTTGTAGATAAAGCCATCCAAAAGAGGGTCTTCTTAATAGTTATTGTTTCCTATTTCTAAATTAGATGTTCAAGTCTAGTGATATTTTAGTAGTTTACTTGGTTAACGTAAGAGTAACTCTTTGGTAGTTTGGtgttttagtagttttttaATTTCCAAAGTCTTATGTAGTACATATAAGGTGTTTTAGTATTGTAATCGGTTGAGAAAAATGAGAGGACAGGTGTTTGTAAAGGCAATTTTGCCTAGATTTATGCCAGCCTTAATATGAAAGTCAGGTGTACTTGTTGTTTGTGTGATTAATAATAAACTCCACTTCTCccacatatttttatatgtatCAAAATTGTTTCCGTtgtgtgctttttttttttgtcccaaTAAGTGGTTTCAAAGCTCTGCGTTTTGATCATGGAGCTTGTTCACGAAATTAGGGAACAAAGTTAGAAGATTTGTTATTGACAATTAGGATGGAAAATTGGTAGCTAGATGAGTGACAAAAACCCCAAGACCCGCATCATAGCAAGAATTATTAATCAAAAGGCGATCAAAACGTTTCTAAATTCGCGCCCTTCCAAATCGATTATTACACCAAGTGAATGAAGATCCAGAAAAGCCAGCATCAAATAACTCAGTAGAAGACATGAAATCCAAAAAATCAACCGCCTCAGACAATCAAAAAGGCCgtcccccttttttttccccaGCATTTATCACCACATTAAAACCCCCACAAACCAACCATGGTCCTTGAAGAGGCTTATCTCGCAACAACCCACTCCACAAATCCTTTCTCTCCTCAACCGTACACAGTGCATGAACAAAAGAGACAGAAAAAGGGACTGCATAGAAATTATGATgaacgagaaaagaaaaatgttgtTCCCCCTCACCCACCAACAAAAGATGAAATGAAGCATTATAAAAAATTCAAAGAGAACCATACGTATTACACAGGACATGTTCAAAACCAAGCTTTAGCCGAAAGCTTTCAGCAAGGATGACATTAACACGAGCTTCACAAATCACTAGGAATTGAATACGttgttgaaaaataattttctttaaACGTCTAAAATGAGAAGGTTTAGACAAACCTCTTATATTCCAGAAAAGTGACTTAATCATCGGATAAAAGCTAGACAGAATCATGTGATTTGGTTGTAGAAGAGCGTAGCTGCCTATCGGAAGGAGTAATAGCCTGAGGTCCCTTGTGTTTGTTGCCAACCTGGAGTGAATCATCTTGAACACCCCGGCCAGCTCCAGGAATAGATGGCAAAACCACTGCCAAGACTGCAAGCGGAGAAAGATTACCGGCAGATGAAGGTAACTCGTCACGTACATCCTCATCCAACCCCTCCTGCTGCTTATCAAGGTCAGGTTGAAAACCATCGATAGACTGAAATTCGACAGCCACGACATCTGCTTGACCCACAGACGTAGGCTTAGGGGGTTCTACAGGCTGCTCTTCTTGCACCAGCAACACAGTATGTTGATGATTATTTTCTGTCTCATCACAAGCTAGAGGAGCGCTTGGATCCGCAGCCTTAGCAACTTCAAATGGCCGCTGAGCTGGCAACTCAGAAGACTCCTTGTCATTACCAGTATCAGCAGCCTGCAACGTCGTAACCACTGCTACCATTGCAGGTTGCTGTTCTTGAGGCGAAGAAATCACCGAATGtgatatattttttgaaactagAACCTAGCGTGTATCTATGTTTTGACCACCATCCAAGCCTAATGTGTCTTTTCTTAAAGGTTGATTAGAAGCCTCCTCCAAAGGCTGAAGATCCTTTCCCACCTGCTGCGACGGATTTCCAGCATGCACATCCATATTACAATCATTACTAGAGTGCCCCAAGTGCCAGCAGTTGGAGCAatattggggcaaattttcagcTTGCAACGGCTGTCAAAAACCATCATTAGAATTCTCAGTCCCAATCCAAACCCGAGAAGGTAATGGGTGGAGTAAATCTACTTCCACACAAACCCGTGCCACACTAGGCCTGGACATATTTACAGTTGCAGCATCTATAAACATTGGTTTCCCCAACGGATTCACAATGGAGAAAAGGGAATATTTATCGAATAGATGAATGGGCAAACACGGGAGAGAGAACCACATCGAAACCGATGAAGATTCTTTACTCACATGAAACGAGATAGTCCACTTGAATACTCTCATAGGAAATTTACCAACGTACCAAATTCCCCTAGTCCAAAGGCGATGAAAATCTGATTCCGAATCACAGCGGATGAGAACATGTCGAGCATCCATGTGTCCAACAGAGCATGCATCCTTTAAATCAAGAGAAAGAATGAACTTTCTGATCTCCTCCAATTTAGGACGACCACGAGAGAATTTTCCAACCAAGGCCAGATGAAAAGGAGAAGCTAACCTATTAATATCCTCAGGTGAAAAAAACACTGTAGCTTCTCCTTTATGAGTGGAGGGGGATTTAATGGAGATTGGAGACGAAGGAGGAGGGGCAAACAATTGAGCAAAAGACTTTTTTTCCCCCATTAAGAACTTAATATTCAATGAGGCATATTAACAAACATAAAGACGGCAAAACTAAAGCTCATACGGATAATGAAATTGGATAGATAAGAATTCCCAAATTTAACCAACAACCAAACGGTGGAAAAGGGACGTGATTTTAGTTAGGTGTTGCTATAGTTGCTTCGAAGACAAGTAAAGGCTCAAACACGAAAGGAGTCTACTTAATATTCAATGAGGCATATTAACAAACATAAAGATGGCAAAACTAAAGCTCATACAGTTAATGAATTTGGAAagataataatttccaaattttaCCAACAACCAGAAGATAAAACaaggtttgagaaaaagaagaaagggatCAATCAATACTAAGCATAAACGGTGGAAAGGGGACATGATTTTAGTTGGGTGTTGCTACCCATTTGGATGATAAACCTCGCCCTTTCCGTTTTCTTAATGCTTGGACTACTCATTCTGGCTTCTTGGAAGTCATTAGAACATCTTGGCAACAAGAGTGTGTTGGTGCTCCTATTCAAGTGCTTTGTTCCAAACTTAAACGTTTAAAGGCAGATATTAAAGTTTGGAATAAACATTATTTTggtaatatttttaataatgtGAAAAGGCTGAGGAGAAGGTCGTTATAGCTGAAAAACGGGTGGGGGAGGATATCTCGGTTGGAGCTCAGGAATCCTTACAGAAAGCCCAAGCGAAATTTCGTCAGAGCTTGCTAGTGGAAGAAAGCTTCTGGAAGCAAAAAGCAAGAGTTCGTTGGTTAGATTTAGGagataaaaatactaaattttttCATTCAGTGGTAAAGCAAAAGAGAATACAGTCGATTATTCACCGAGTTCAAGATGAGACAGGGAGCTGGTTATGCTCTGAAGCTGATATAGGGCATGAAGCTGTTAGGTTTTTTTCTTCCTTATTTGCTGCCGAGACTACATCTTGTTGGGATTTATCTGCCATTATCCCACAATTAATTCAGCCAGCTGGTAATGTAAAATTAGAAGAAATTCCTACAATGGAGGAGGTGCGGCAAGTGGTTTCTAATATGGATGGTGATAGTGCGGCAGGTCCTGATGGGTATACTGGAAAGTTTTTCACTTTTGCTTGGGATATAATTGGTCAAGATTTGTATAAGGCTGTTGTTAGTTTTTTTTGTGATGCTGAGTTGCCGAAACAAGTGACATCTACGCTACTGGTCTTAATTCCCAAGGTGAAGAACCCAAAGGATTTTTCTCAGTTTCGTCCAATTAGCCTATGCAATTTTATAAATAAGGTATTTTCGAAGCTTCTGGCTGATAGGTTGTCTCCGTTGCTCCTTCAAATTATATCTCCAAATAAAAGTGGATTTGTTCGTGGGAGGTTAATATCTGATAATTTCTTACTTGCTCAAGAAATTATTCTGGGTATTGGTAAGAAGAATAGGGGAGGGAATGTAGCTCTCAAATTGGATATGATTAAAGCTTATGATAGGGTTTCTTGGATGTTTTTGATCAATGTGTTACGTGCTTTTGGGTTTGGCGAAAGATGTATTGATTTGGTTTGGCGTCTTATATCTAATCCATGGTCTTCTGTTTTGATTAATGGAGTACCATGTGGTTTTTTTTCATCGTCTCGAGGCCTTCGTCAAGGGGACCCTTTGTCTCCTTCTTTGTTTATTATTGGCGCAGAGGTTCTTTCACGGCTTTTGAATCAACTTCTGCTGCATCCGCGATTTAATGGTTTCAAGGCTTCTCGAGGGTGTCCTCAAGTTAGTCATTTGGGGTATGCAGATGATATTCTTATTTTTTCTAGTGCCTCAGCAGTATCCCTGAAGCTTTTAATGGAAACGTTGGAAAGGTATGAAAGTGTTTCGGGGCAGAGGATAAATGCTTCTAAAAGTTGTTTCATGGTTCACCCGCGTCTACCTCGGCGTAGGAAGGCATTAATTCAGAATATAACGGGTTTTTCTCTCAAGGAATTTCTTGCTCGCTATCTTGGTTGTCCTCTAATGATGGGGAGACGTAAGAAGAACTATTTCCAGGATTTAGCCACGACAGTGGCTGCTAGGATTAGTTCTTGAGAAAATCGTTTGTTGACGCTAGGAGGTAAGGTTGTTCTTATTAAAAATGTGTTGTCCTCGATTCCATTGCATTTGCTAGCTACTGTGTCACCTCCAAAATCTGTTTTTGCTTATCTTGAGCGattatttgcttattttttttggggttcaGTAGACGATGATTTAAAATACCATTGGATTCGTTGGGAGGATCTATGTGTTCCAAAAGAGGAGGGTGGGATTGGCTTTAGGTCGCTCGAGGATGTATTTCATGCCTTCTCCATTAAGTTATGGTAGAGGTTTCGCCAAAATGCGTCTCTTTGGGCTAATTTTCTGATGGCCAAATATTGTTCAAATGCGCACCCAGGTATGGTTGTTGACTCGGCAAGGGCCTCTTATACGTGGCACAGGATGTTACATGTGCGGAAAATTGCTGAACAACATATAACCTTCATTGTTCATTCTGGGAGCTCCAATTTCTAGTTTGATAATTGGTTAGGATCAGGACCTCTGGCTTTGCGATTAGGGAGTGTTTCGGATCATAAAGTGtctaatttttttattgatgGCGGGTGGAATTTTCGGTTACTGAGTTCGTGGGTCCCTTCATCTATCATCAATGAGATACAAACGCTCTCTCTCCCTTAAATTGAGCATGGAGTGGAAGATTTGATGATTTGGGCTCCTTCTCAATCTGGAACTTTCACACTATGCTCAGCTTTTAACCTGTTGCGATCACATATGCAACGGTCATTTATGTTTACAAAAATTTGGCATCCACGACTTCCTCTGAAGGTGTCTGTTTTTCTCCTTCGCTTGTTGAGAAATCGATTACCACTGGATTTGACAATATGCAAACTCAGTATTTCTGGACCATCGAAGTGTTTTTGTTGTGTTCAGGCAAATGTTGAATCTATGGACCATGTTTTTTGTAATGGACAGGTAGCGGTATATGTTTGGAATTTCTTTGGCTCTGCTTCAGGCGTGCTGAATTTGGGTTGTTCGGTTCGTGCATATATTGCGAGTTGGTGGTATAGCGCAAGTAGGAATGGTTTTCTTGCATTTGTACATTTTATTATACCTTCTCTGATTTGCTAGATTATTTGGAAATCCAGAAATTTAGCACGTTTCGAAGGGAAAATTCTTTCTCACGTTGCTATTTGTGAGTTTGTTTTTGAAGAGGTGAAATACCTCTTTAGGTTGCAATTCCCTGAGCACCCGTTCCTTTCCTCAACATGGATACAGTTTTATTCTTCGCTCTCTTCTCTTAATCGGACAGCTTCATTTAAGATTGTAAGGTGGTGTCGGCCACCTTTGGGTGTATTTAAGCTTAATACTGATGGCTGCTCAAGAGGTAACCCAGGGAGGGCAGGTGGTGGTGGGATTTTGCGTGATGATG is drawn from Coffea eugenioides isolate CCC68of unplaced genomic scaffold, Ceug_1.0 ScVebR1_248;HRSCAF=890, whole genome shotgun sequence and contains these coding sequences:
- the LOC113756797 gene encoding flavonol sulfotransferase-like produces the protein MPACTCTNPTILFTIISYHKYSVYQPPDFKSQFLMAIPSLTQNSSSYIEGGDEQTLFNKEKEDGSDQILSVLPRERGWLSEHIHLYQGFWYSTGVLKGLLILQKHFWAKPSDILLATYPKSGTTWLKALLFTITNRTCISHPDQNPLLTANPHELVPMLESYAAANPVNPKPPNSLMHTHIPYTSLPESTKSSGCHIVYVYRDPKDVLVSCWHFVNKLKPEAVPRISLAETFEKFSKGVSPYGPYWNHVLGYWKASIEWPERVFFIRYEDLKKEPCFQTKRLAEFLGMPFTTDKEGESLVSKVVDFCSFKNLSNLDVNKTGSHSGFGFPVIENKIFFREGQVGDSQNYLEREMMDHLDQVTEEKFKKFHLKTFSLEDDEKSEVSIAM